The Mucilaginibacter yixingensis genome window below encodes:
- a CDS encoding GNAT family N-acetyltransferase, producing MQHVLDNPVWNALISGDAALGTGTNEARFYDRQVSPFAGLNEYTDQNFEALYRIMPEGVAAFMTPVPVTIPSCWEPVISVAGYQFVFDTAIKPAPSTINLIPLTDEHVPQMLELTQLTKPGPFDVHTNRFGQYYGVFDGDKLVAMTGQRMHVFNYSEISAVCTHPDYLGRGYARELLLHQIHLITAENKVPFLHVRGDNERAIEIYKSLGFSIRSEAYFTFVKK from the coding sequence ATGCAACACGTATTAGATAATCCGGTATGGAACGCCCTGATTTCCGGAGACGCGGCCCTGGGTACCGGCACCAATGAGGCGCGGTTTTACGACCGCCAGGTATCGCCCTTTGCCGGGTTAAACGAGTATACCGATCAAAACTTCGAAGCCCTTTACCGTATCATGCCAGAGGGTGTTGCAGCTTTTATGACGCCAGTGCCCGTTACAATTCCATCATGCTGGGAGCCGGTTATTAGTGTTGCCGGCTATCAATTTGTGTTTGATACCGCTATAAAACCGGCGCCATCAACTATCAACCTTATACCACTGACAGACGAGCATGTACCGCAGATGCTGGAACTGACCCAACTTACCAAACCTGGACCGTTTGATGTGCACACCAACCGCTTTGGCCAATACTATGGCGTTTTTGATGGTGATAAACTGGTAGCCATGACCGGTCAGCGCATGCATGTTTTTAATTACTCAGAGATCAGTGCCGTGTGTACCCATCCGGACTACCTGGGCCGCGGCTATGCGCGTGAATTATTGCTACACCAAATACACCTGATTACAGCAGAGAATAAAGTTCCATTTCTGCATGTAAGGGGCGATAATGAGCGGGCCATTGAAATCTACAAATCATTAGGATTTTCAATCCGCAGCGAGGCTTATTTCACTTTCGTGAAGAAATAA
- a CDS encoding RluA family pseudouridine synthase, whose product MNPNDITDNDVLYEDNHLIAINKRAGDIVQVDETGDEPLDEKVKRYIAQKYNKPNGAFLGVVHRLDRPVSGVILFAKTSKGLDRMNKLFKNREIRKTYYAVVRNRPNPPYGNLVHWLVKNPQKNVTKPYDHEVQGSLRSELHYRLVGEKNGYFLIEVNPITGRPHQIRVQLSTLGCPIVGDNKYGYPRGSLRKSISLHARRLQFIHPIKNEPVEITAPLPKDGFWEKFAELMPPPSESDIIDH is encoded by the coding sequence ATGAATCCTAACGATATCACAGACAACGACGTCCTTTACGAAGACAACCACCTAATTGCCATCAACAAGCGCGCAGGCGACATTGTACAAGTTGATGAAACCGGCGATGAGCCGCTTGACGAGAAGGTAAAAAGATACATTGCCCAAAAATATAACAAACCCAACGGCGCGTTTCTGGGCGTGGTGCATCGTTTGGACCGCCCCGTGAGCGGCGTGATCTTATTTGCCAAAACCAGTAAAGGTTTGGATAGGATGAACAAGCTGTTCAAAAACCGTGAGATCCGTAAAACTTACTATGCAGTGGTGCGCAATCGCCCTAATCCACCTTACGGTAACCTAGTGCACTGGCTGGTAAAAAATCCGCAGAAAAACGTTACCAAACCTTACGACCATGAAGTGCAGGGCAGCCTGCGTTCCGAGCTGCATTACCGTTTGGTTGGAGAGAAAAACGGCTATTTTCTGATCGAGGTAAACCCAATTACCGGCAGGCCGCACCAGATCAGGGTGCAATTATCAACTTTGGGCTGCCCTATTGTGGGCGATAACAAATACGGCTATCCGCGCGGCAGTCTGCGCAAAAGCATTAGCCTGCATGCCCGCCGCCTCCAATTTATTCATCCCATTAAAAATGAACCGGTAGAAATTACCGCCCCCCTGCCTAAAGATGGTTTCTGGGAAAAGTTTGCCGAGCTGATGCCACCGCCAAGCGAGAGTGATATTATAGACCATTGA
- a CDS encoding DUF4397 domain-containing protein: MKNIKSTQGKAGIAGLLCLLALTFAGCLKHNNDDYYATPQPAALVSVLNTAPSTGPVDFVMEPNRVNINPIQYGDGLDYFACYIGKRTFDFYAAGTQTLLKSDTLTLRNQHYYSFYLVGTTTKEILKLDDTVKRPASGQAGIRLVNVSPDAGAVDLAIQGGAVLATNKGYKGSSAFVSVAGDKTYTIEIRKTGTTTVLATLSSANIHSDSIYTVWLQGLSASTDDNKLKCGFQQNVYWY; encoded by the coding sequence ATGAAAAACATAAAGTCTACACAAGGAAAAGCCGGGATAGCCGGGCTTTTATGTTTGCTGGCATTAACCTTTGCCGGCTGCTTAAAACACAATAACGACGATTATTACGCCACACCGCAGCCAGCCGCACTGGTATCTGTACTAAACACAGCGCCATCAACGGGCCCGGTTGATTTTGTAATGGAGCCCAACAGGGTAAATATCAATCCTATTCAGTATGGCGATGGATTGGATTATTTTGCCTGCTATATTGGCAAACGCACATTTGATTTCTACGCGGCAGGTACACAAACCCTGTTAAAGAGCGATACCCTCACCCTGCGCAATCAACATTATTACTCGTTTTACCTGGTGGGCACCACTACCAAAGAGATCTTGAAGCTGGATGATACGGTAAAAAGACCGGCATCGGGCCAGGCAGGCATCAGGCTGGTAAATGTTAGTCCGGACGCTGGCGCTGTTGATCTGGCTATTCAGGGCGGCGCGGTGCTGGCTACCAATAAAGGCTACAAAGGCTCATCTGCATTTGTATCTGTAGCGGGCGATAAAACTTACACCATTGAAATACGTAAAACCGGCACCACAACCGTGCTGGCTACCTTGAGCAGTGCCAACATCCACAGCGATTCTATTTATACTGTTTGGCTGCAAGGCTTATCTGCCTCAACGGACGACAATAAGCTGAAGTGCGGCTTTCAACAGAACGTTTATTGGTATTAA
- a CDS encoding SulP family inorganic anion transporter — protein sequence MTSFLRLFDFSQKVNYKNEVLAGLTVAMTMMPESLSFAILAGFPPLVGLYAAFIMGLVTSILGGRPGLVSGGAGATVVVLIALMKSHGLDYVFAAVALAGVVQIAIGVFKLGKFIRLVPQPVMYGFVNGLAVIIFMAQLQQFKTVVNGHEVWLSGTPLYIMGGLVALTIAIILILPRITKAVPPSLVAIIVVFVLVLCFGIHAKTVKDIAAVSGGFPPFHIPSVPFTLDTLKVVFPYSLIMAGVGLTEGLLTLSLVDEMTATRGNSNRECVAQGTANILNGFFFGMGGCPMIAQTMVNLSAGARARLAGIIASLTILSIILFGAPIIERVPMAALTGVMIMVAIGTFEWVSLRIINKMPKQDVFVGMLVALITIWLHNLALAVLIGVVISALVFAWESAKRIRARKYLDDGGVKHYEIYGPLFFGSVTAFNEKFDVNGDPEEVIIDFKESRVADMSAIEALNKLTERYHKAGKKLHLRHLSADCRQLLKNADEVIDVNIMEDPGYHVATERIS from the coding sequence ATGACGAGTTTTCTTCGCCTGTTTGATTTTTCTCAAAAGGTAAACTATAAAAACGAGGTGCTGGCCGGTTTAACCGTAGCCATGACCATGATGCCCGAGTCGCTTTCTTTTGCCATACTGGCCGGCTTTCCGCCGCTGGTAGGTTTGTATGCGGCTTTTATTATGGGTTTGGTTACTTCTATATTGGGCGGCAGGCCAGGGTTGGTTTCGGGCGGAGCCGGTGCTACGGTAGTGGTGCTCATTGCCCTCATGAAATCGCACGGCCTTGATTACGTGTTTGCAGCCGTGGCACTGGCCGGTGTGGTGCAGATTGCTATTGGCGTGTTTAAATTAGGCAAATTCATCAGACTGGTGCCACAGCCGGTAATGTACGGCTTTGTGAACGGCCTGGCTGTTATCATCTTTATGGCGCAACTACAGCAGTTTAAAACTGTAGTTAACGGCCACGAAGTTTGGCTGAGTGGTACGCCACTATATATTATGGGCGGGTTGGTAGCGCTGACTATTGCTATTATCCTTATTCTTCCGCGCATTACCAAGGCTGTTCCGCCATCATTGGTAGCTATTATTGTGGTATTTGTGCTGGTGTTGTGCTTCGGTATCCATGCCAAAACGGTGAAAGATATCGCTGCCGTGAGCGGTGGGTTCCCTCCGTTTCATATCCCCTCGGTGCCGTTTACGTTAGATACATTAAAGGTGGTCTTCCCTTACTCACTCATTATGGCCGGTGTGGGTCTAACAGAAGGCCTACTTACACTGAGTTTGGTTGACGAGATGACCGCCACCCGCGGCAATAGCAACCGCGAGTGTGTGGCACAAGGCACGGCCAATATTTTAAACGGATTCTTCTTCGGTATGGGCGGCTGCCCTATGATTGCGCAAACCATGGTTAACCTTTCGGCCGGAGCCCGGGCCAGGCTGGCGGGCATCATTGCGTCGCTCACTATTTTGAGTATCATCCTGTTCGGTGCGCCTATTATTGAGCGTGTGCCTATGGCTGCGCTGACGGGGGTAATGATTATGGTGGCCATTGGTACATTTGAGTGGGTGAGCCTGCGCATTATCAATAAAATGCCAAAGCAGGATGTGTTTGTGGGCATGCTGGTTGCGCTGATTACCATCTGGCTGCATAACCTGGCACTGGCGGTGTTGATTGGTGTGGTTATCTCTGCGTTGGTATTTGCGTGGGAGAGTGCCAAACGCATCCGTGCGCGTAAATACCTGGATGATGGCGGGGTGAAACATTACGAGATTTACGGTCCGCTGTTTTTTGGTTCTGTTACCGCATTTAACGAGAAGTTTGATGTTAACGGAGATCCTGAAGAAGTGATCATCGATTTTAAAGAAAGCCGCGTGGCCGATATGTCGGCCATTGAAGCCCTGAATAAACTAACCGAACGCTACCACAAGGCTGGTAAAAAGCTGCACCTGCGCCACCTGAGTGCAGACTGCCGTCAGCTATTAAAAAATGCCGATGAGGTGATTGATGTGAATATTATGGAAGACCCCGGTTACCATGTGGCAACGGAGAGGATAAGTTAA
- a CDS encoding glycoside hydrolase family 28 protein gives MKKNLSLALLLLSSCLATGAMASVNSKPHQPKAAATAVAEKRYNIADHGAVGDGVTKNTEAIQRLIDKSAKEGGATLVIPKGVFVTGSIFLKQGVNLEFQEGSVLKGSPDINDYPKGMTRIEGHFEPWRSALINADGLQHVRITGKGTLDGSGKPFWLLFYSRRQADPKTTNLSVERPRLTFLQNCKDVKIDGIDYTNSGFWNLHIYKCQNVTVNNCRFVAPDGKVPDNHAPSSDGIDVDSSQDLTISNCYFSVGDDDIALKGSKGPMAMQDKDSPPVERIYIHDCVFEAGGGVMTCGSEATIVRNVKIERCTTSRTVCRLKLRPDTPQQYENISISDITLKDGAQIFNISPWLQYFDLKGQEPPKSVIRNVTVSNVKGSGGGLGMIVGHSLTTFGDITLKDSNVTLAKTDMRVGNIQTLKFENVTVNGQPMQAPATNVPTPEFKK, from the coding sequence ATGAAAAAAAATCTATCGCTTGCGTTGCTGCTGCTATCGTCATGCCTGGCAACAGGGGCAATGGCCAGTGTAAACAGCAAGCCTCATCAGCCTAAAGCCGCTGCTACGGCTGTGGCCGAGAAACGTTACAATATTGCCGATCATGGTGCTGTGGGCGATGGCGTTACCAAGAACACCGAAGCCATACAACGCCTGATTGATAAGAGCGCCAAAGAAGGCGGCGCTACCCTTGTTATTCCTAAAGGGGTGTTTGTTACCGGGTCTATCTTTCTGAAACAAGGCGTAAACCTGGAGTTCCAGGAAGGCTCTGTACTGAAAGGCTCTCCCGATATTAATGATTATCCAAAAGGTATGACCCGCATTGAAGGGCACTTTGAGCCATGGCGCTCGGCGCTGATCAATGCCGACGGTTTGCAGCATGTACGCATTACCGGTAAAGGTACGCTGGATGGTAGCGGTAAGCCGTTCTGGCTGTTGTTCTACAGCCGTCGTCAGGCCGATCCAAAAACTACTAACCTGAGTGTGGAGCGCCCTCGTTTAACTTTTTTGCAAAACTGCAAAGACGTAAAAATAGACGGTATAGATTACACTAACTCTGGTTTCTGGAACCTGCACATTTACAAGTGCCAGAATGTAACAGTAAATAACTGCCGTTTTGTTGCGCCAGATGGCAAGGTGCCAGACAACCACGCGCCAAGCTCAGATGGTATAGATGTGGACAGCTCGCAGGATCTGACCATCAGCAACTGTTATTTCTCTGTTGGGGATGATGACATCGCCTTAAAAGGCTCAAAAGGCCCGATGGCAATGCAGGATAAAGATAGCCCACCGGTAGAGCGTATTTACATTCATGATTGTGTGTTTGAAGCCGGTGGCGGTGTAATGACCTGCGGCAGCGAAGCTACCATTGTGCGCAATGTGAAGATTGAACGCTGCACAACCAGTCGCACGGTATGTCGCTTGAAGCTGCGTCCGGATACCCCTCAACAGTATGAAAACATCAGCATTAGCGATATTACGCTGAAAGATGGCGCGCAGATCTTTAACATATCGCCATGGCTGCAATACTTTGACCTGAAAGGACAAGAGCCGCCAAAGTCGGTTATTCGCAATGTTACCGTATCAAACGTAAAAGGCAGCGGTGGCGGATTAGGCATGATCGTCGGCCACTCATTGACTACTTTTGGCGATATCACCCTGAAAGATAGCAATGTTACGCTGGCTAAAACAGACATGCGCGTAGGTAATATTCAAACCCTGAAATTTGAAAATGTAACGGTGAACGGTCAGCCGATGCAGGCGCCAGCCACAAACGTTCCAACACCGGAGTTTAAAAAGTAA